A window of Longimicrobiales bacterium genomic DNA:
CGCCGCAAGGTGGTGGAGCACGCATACCGCGAGCAGATCGAGGCGCTCTATGCGGAGCCGGCCCCGCCGGAACCGGCCGGTGAGTGACGAGCGCGCGGTCGCCGTGGCAATTGTCACAGCACCATCACAGGATGTGGCGGAACGAATCGTCACTACGGTCGTGGAGGAGCAGCTCGCGGCGTGCGGCAACATCGTGCCGGGGATGACATCGGTCTACCGCTGGGAGGGCGCCGTCCAGCGGGACAGTGAAGTGCTGATCCTGTTCAAGACGACGCGCGCGATGCTCGCGCAACTGATCGTTCGCGTCGAGGACCTGCATCCGTACGATGTACCGGAGGTGCTCGCTGTGCCGGTGGTGTCCGGCCTCGAGACATACATGCGCTGGGTCGCCGCGAGCGTGCATGGCTGACGAAGAAGAAGTAGAGGAGTCGGAGAGTATGCGCAGGAGACAGTCCCGGGCGCGGCAGACTGCCGAGCTGTCGGCGGGTATGGTGTCGCACCCGGAATCCGATGACACGGAGGACAACGTTGTGGCGGACGC
This region includes:
- the cutA gene encoding divalent-cation tolerance protein CutA, whose amino-acid sequence is MSDERAVAVAIVTAPSQDVAERIVTTVVEEQLAACGNIVPGMTSVYRWEGAVQRDSEVLILFKTTRAMLAQLIVRVEDLHPYDVPEVLAVPVVSGLETYMRWVAASVHG